From Piliocolobus tephrosceles isolate RC106 chromosome Y, ASM277652v3, whole genome shotgun sequence, a single genomic window includes:
- the LOC113223920 gene encoding serine/threonine-protein phosphatase 2A regulatory subunit B'' subunit beta-like produces MFLSLSDSPLAWLTGHVFLHILVLSLCRLICRHCGRSRLWLQGPRVVSGPGDCVPGTPSLRSPDWVPRLERKPGGGCGTRTCLAQCAASFSSRGSPGSAGEAPGAQQERRRPGPAECPLLPSLPQACGCPLYWKGPLFYGAGGERTGSVSVHKFVAMWRKILQNCHDDAAKFVHLLMSPGCNYLVQEDLVPFLQDVVNTHPGLSFLKEASEFHSRYITTVIQRIFYTVNRSWSGRITCAELRRSSFLQNVALLEEEADINQLTEFFSYEHFYVIYCKFWELDTDHDLLIDAHDLARHNDHAISTKMIDRIFSGAVTRGRKVQKEGKISYADFVWFLISEEDKKTPTSIEYWFRCMDLDGDGALSMFELEYFYEEQCRRLDSMAVEALPFQDCLCQMLDLVKPRTEGKITLQDLKRCKLASVFFDTFFNIEKYLDHEQKEQISVLRDSDSSGPELSDWEKYAAEEYDILVAEETAGEPWEDGFEAELSPVEQKLSALRSPLAQRPFFEAPAPLGAVDLYEYARGDEDLEPL; encoded by the exons ATGTTTCTGTCGCTGTCAGACTCACCACTTGCCTGGCTGACGGGCCATGTCTTCCTGCACATACTGGTTCTTAGTCTGTGCCGCTTGATCTGCAGACACTGCGGACGCAGCCGCCTCTGGTTACAGGGCCCGCGTGTGGTCTCCGGTCCGGGGGACTGCGTGCCCGGCACTCCATCGCTCCGCTCTCCTGACTGGGTTCCAAGGCTGGAGCGAAAgccaggtggaggttgcggcACCCGGACGTGCCTGGCTCAGTGTGCTGCGTCTTTTTCCAGCAGAGGGTCTCCGGGCAGCGCCGGTGAGGCGCCGGGTGCGCAGCAGGAGCGCAGGCGTCCAGGCCCCGCTGAgtgccctctcctgccctctctgCCCCAGGCCTGCGGCTGCCCCCTCTACTGGAAGGGGCCGCTCTTCTATGGCGCCGGCGGGGAACGCACAGGCTCCGTGTCCGTCCACAAGTTCGTCGCCATGTGGAGAAA AATCCTGCAGAACTGCCACGACGACGCGGCCAAGTTCGTCCATCTGCTCATGAGCCCTGGCTGCAACTACCTGGTGCAGGAGGACCTGGTCCCCTTCCTGCAG GACGTGGTGAACACGCACCCGGGGCTGTCGTTCCTGAAGGAGGCGTCCGAGTTCCACTCGCGCTACATCACCACG GTCATCCAGCGGATCTTCTACACGGTAAACCGGTCCTGGTCCGGCAGGATCACCTGCGCGGAACTGCGGAGGAGCTCCTTCCTGCAG AACGTGGCGCTGCTGGAGGAGGAGGCGGACATCAACCAGCTCACCGAATTCTTCTCCTACGAGCACTTCTATGTCATCTACTGCAAGTTCTGGGAGCTGGACACGGACCACGACCTGCTCATCGACGCCCACGACCTGGCGCGGCACAATGACCACG CCATTTCTACCAAGATGATCGACAGGATCTTCTCCGGAGCAGTCACGCG AGGCAGAAAAGtgcagaaggaagggaagatCAGCTACGCCGACTTTGTCTGGTTTTTGATCTCTGAGGAAGACAAAAAAACGCCGACCAG CATCGAGTACTGGTTCCGCTGCATGGACCTCGACGGGGACGGCGCCCTGTCCATGTTCGAGCTGGAGTACTTCTACGAGGAGCAGTGCCGAAGACTGGACAGCATGGCCGTCGAGGCCCTGCCCTTCCAGGACTGCCTGTGCCAGATGCTGGACCTGGTCAAGCCGAGGACCGAAG GGAAGATCACGCTGCAGGACCTGAAGCGCTGCAAGCTGGCCAGCGTCTTCTTCGACACCTTCTTCAACATCGAGAAGTACCTGGACCACGAGCAGAAGGAGCAGATCTCCGTGCTCAGG GACAGTGACAGCAGCGGCCCCGAGCTCTCGGACTGGGAGAAGTACGCGGCGGAGGAGTACGACATCCTGGTGGCCGAGGAGACGGCGGGGGAGCCCTGGGAGGACGG GTTCGAGGCCGAGCTCAGCCCTGTGGAGCAGAAGCTGAGTGCCCTGCGGTCCCCGCTGGCCCAGAGGCCCTTCTTCGAGGCGCCCGCGCCCCTGGGCGCCGTGGACCTGTACGAGTACGCGCGCGGGGACGAGGACCTGGAGCCGCTGTGA